The Methanoregula boonei 6A8 genome has a window encoding:
- a CDS encoding DsrE family protein, whose amino-acid sequence MTANVFLFSTVLTQERLSWIDQALKYYTQPRKSADSPVASEQGVPGISIFLTGDALYSLNEAESRHIWASLLSMPGVRIVCNGDALAHRGISLDPLVERFPDQVITLPAGKTGGSTSFWSEILSAMPDRHPNSPREIGWLLLSSPYMFPSAGDAIQCLSAALTLGYGIGLYGYLDGTHSCHTGQITGDRENIGESLEQLAKLAAENQLPCSLMIHRYSAAARGYQSWDDGLGTVGSSFLIKPAHIRDAGMMIHKTGNIPVLFSENAGYSRIGTAQQPEKNFPATAPVTILVTHSPYSTEYAFGGIAFAVACAHQGIRSRVIFLEDGVYALTGEHRAPGGDEAVTLPELIRHLSGNTGLQFFTLSPSLHMRGVLKNGTLAAVREIGFEELSALLFPRRAENGTGHERILFF is encoded by the coding sequence ATGACCGCAAATGTTTTTCTTTTCAGTACGGTGCTTACGCAGGAGCGGTTATCGTGGATCGATCAGGCTCTTAAGTATTATACCCAACCGAGAAAAAGCGCCGACTCCCCGGTTGCCTCCGAACAGGGAGTGCCGGGTATCTCGATCTTTCTTACCGGGGATGCACTCTACAGCCTCAATGAGGCCGAGTCCCGGCACATCTGGGCATCTCTGCTGTCGATGCCCGGAGTCAGGATCGTATGCAATGGGGATGCACTGGCCCACCGGGGTATTTCTCTTGATCCGCTGGTGGAACGGTTTCCGGATCAGGTAATTACTCTTCCTGCCGGGAAAACCGGGGGGAGTACTTCATTCTGGAGTGAGATCCTCTCAGCGATGCCGGACCGGCACCCTAATTCCCCACGCGAAATCGGATGGCTCCTGCTTTCATCGCCGTACATGTTCCCTTCTGCGGGAGATGCAATCCAGTGTCTTTCGGCAGCACTCACTCTTGGATACGGTATCGGGCTGTACGGCTACCTTGATGGCACGCATTCCTGCCATACCGGCCAGATTACCGGTGACCGGGAGAATATCGGGGAGTCCCTGGAACAGCTGGCAAAACTCGCAGCGGAAAACCAGCTGCCCTGTTCACTTATGATTCACCGGTACTCGGCCGCCGCCCGGGGATACCAGTCATGGGACGATGGCCTTGGGACAGTAGGTTCATCTTTTCTCATAAAACCTGCCCACATCCGGGATGCGGGAATGATGATCCACAAAACAGGAAACATTCCGGTCCTGTTTTCAGAGAATGCCGGTTACAGCCGGATCGGCACCGCGCAACAACCGGAGAAGAATTTCCCCGCCACAGCTCCGGTAACTATCCTTGTTACCCACAGCCCGTACAGCACAGAATATGCCTTTGGAGGGATCGCGTTTGCCGTTGCCTGTGCACACCAGGGGATCCGGAGCCGCGTCATTTTTCTCGAAGACGGAGTCTATGCACTCACCGGGGAGCACCGGGCACCGGGTGGAGATGAGGCCGTTACCCTGCCGGAGCTGATCCGGCATCTGTCCGGAAATACCGGCCTGCAGTTCTTTACCCTGTCACCTTCCCTTCACATGCGGGGAGTTTTAAAGAACGGAACACTTGCCGCAGTGCGGGAAATTGGCTTTGAGGAATTAAGCGCGCTCCTGTTTCCCCGGCGGGCGGAGAACGGTACCGGCCACGAGAGGATCCTCTTCTTCTAG
- the dcd gene encoding dCTP deaminase → MILVDWQLRDRIARGHIRIDPFDPALVQPNSIDIRLGNHFVWYAPGKQVIDPYDKTTVTSGVEGKHADFFDLLPGQFVLAETLECISLPDNIVATIEGKSSIARLGVTLHQTGGWIDAGFRGSITLEMANVNARPVRVYAGMPIGQLVFYTTERAENPYDKKADAKYLDQRQATLSKYHENRK, encoded by the coding sequence ATGATTCTCGTGGACTGGCAGCTCCGTGACCGCATTGCCCGGGGTCATATACGGATCGATCCGTTCGATCCTGCCCTCGTGCAGCCCAATTCGATCGATATCCGGCTGGGGAACCATTTTGTCTGGTACGCGCCGGGCAAACAGGTTATCGACCCGTACGACAAAACGACCGTAACCTCTGGCGTGGAAGGAAAGCATGCGGATTTTTTTGATCTTCTGCCCGGGCAGTTTGTGCTTGCCGAGACGCTGGAATGCATCAGCCTTCCTGATAATATTGTTGCCACAATAGAAGGGAAATCAAGCATTGCACGGCTTGGGGTCACCCTCCACCAGACCGGTGGCTGGATCGATGCCGGTTTCCGGGGATCGATCACGCTTGAAATGGCCAACGTGAACGCACGGCCGGTCCGGGTGTACGCGGGCATGCCTATCGGCCAGCTCGTGTTCTACACCACCGAACGGGCCGAGAACCCGTACGACAAAAAAGCGGATGCCAAGTACCTTGACCAGCGCCAGGCAACACTTTCCAAGTACCACGAGAACAGGAAATAA
- a CDS encoding threonine--tRNA ligase, whose product MRLLLIHSDYIEYEAKKKTKMAEEGAVLSDREEDALTVFTAVESVDEEDTEGVILQAIEEVKKTAGQVHAEKIVIYPYAHLSSDLARPELAVPALNALRDGLAAEGFAVKRAPFGWYKSFKISCKGHPLSELSKTIVPGEEGEVVSKKLGKKEATHDWFVMTPDGKTHDYHKYLDNTPFGCLVKKELGVAEPTGGEPAHVDLMRSKELVDYEPASDVGCMRWMPKGKLIRDLMADYVLALLLPYGATPVETPVMYDLGDKAIYEHADKFGERQYRFKSNNRDMMLRFAACFGMFSIMRDMHISKNTLPMKMYELSTYSFRHEQKGEVIGLKRLRCFTMPDMHSLCTDMPEAMKCFEEQLAIGWQTGRDFETKLVAAFRCTKKFYDENEAWVKKIVKESDCPMLIEILSERVHYWEAKIDLAAIDGQNRPIENPTVQIDVESSTRFNIKYFKDDGTPVYPPILHCSPTGSVERVICAILENISTQKVPALPTWLSPVQARVVPVAERHTAYAQEICDALNAQGIRCDLDERDESVGKKVREAGMDWVPYVIVIGDEEMASKKLTVTIRRKSEPNKPFKEQMTTDALAATIKNETAGKPFRPLYTPRKLSLKARYI is encoded by the coding sequence ATGCGACTTCTTCTGATACATTCAGATTACATCGAATACGAAGCCAAAAAGAAGACAAAGATGGCAGAGGAGGGCGCCGTCCTCTCGGATCGTGAGGAAGACGCGCTCACGGTCTTTACCGCTGTAGAGTCAGTCGACGAAGAAGATACGGAAGGCGTCATCCTCCAGGCCATCGAAGAGGTAAAAAAGACCGCCGGCCAGGTCCACGCGGAAAAGATTGTTATCTACCCGTATGCGCACCTCTCAAGCGATCTCGCCCGGCCCGAACTGGCAGTCCCGGCGCTCAATGCCCTGAGGGACGGCCTTGCCGCGGAAGGTTTTGCAGTCAAGCGTGCGCCGTTTGGCTGGTACAAATCCTTCAAGATCTCCTGCAAGGGCCACCCGCTCTCCGAACTCTCCAAGACGATTGTGCCCGGTGAGGAAGGGGAAGTGGTCTCAAAGAAGCTGGGTAAGAAAGAGGCAACCCACGACTGGTTTGTCATGACGCCGGACGGGAAGACCCACGATTACCACAAGTATCTCGATAACACCCCGTTTGGCTGCCTGGTCAAAAAGGAGCTTGGCGTTGCCGAGCCGACCGGCGGCGAGCCGGCCCATGTTGACCTGATGCGTTCCAAGGAGCTTGTCGATTACGAGCCGGCCAGCGATGTCGGGTGCATGCGCTGGATGCCCAAGGGCAAGCTCATCCGCGACCTCATGGCCGATTACGTGCTTGCCCTCCTGCTGCCGTACGGCGCAACCCCGGTCGAGACCCCGGTCATGTACGACCTTGGGGACAAGGCGATCTACGAGCATGCAGACAAGTTCGGCGAGCGGCAGTACCGGTTCAAGAGCAACAACCGGGACATGATGCTCCGGTTTGCCGCCTGCTTTGGCATGTTCTCGATCATGCGGGACATGCACATCTCCAAAAACACCCTCCCCATGAAGATGTACGAGCTCTCTACCTATTCCTTCCGGCACGAGCAGAAGGGTGAAGTGATCGGGTTAAAGCGCCTGCGCTGTTTCACGATGCCCGACATGCACTCGCTCTGTACCGACATGCCCGAGGCAATGAAGTGCTTTGAAGAGCAGCTGGCAATAGGCTGGCAGACCGGGCGGGACTTTGAGACCAAGCTTGTTGCGGCATTCCGGTGCACCAAGAAATTCTACGATGAGAACGAGGCATGGGTAAAGAAGATCGTGAAAGAATCCGACTGCCCGATGCTCATCGAGATCCTTTCCGAACGCGTCCACTACTGGGAGGCCAAGATTGACCTTGCAGCAATCGACGGCCAGAACCGCCCGATCGAGAACCCGACCGTCCAGATCGATGTCGAGAGCTCGACCCGGTTCAACATCAAGTACTTCAAGGATGATGGCACGCCGGTGTATCCCCCCATCCTCCACTGCTCCCCGACCGGCAGTGTCGAGCGCGTAATCTGTGCGATCCTCGAGAACATCTCCACCCAGAAAGTCCCGGCCCTGCCGACATGGCTCTCACCGGTCCAGGCCCGGGTCGTGCCGGTTGCCGAGCGTCACACGGCCTATGCACAGGAGATCTGTGACGCCCTCAACGCACAGGGCATCCGGTGCGATCTTGATGAACGTGACGAGAGCGTGGGCAAGAAAGTCCGGGAAGCCGGTATGGACTGGGTACCTTACGTGATTGTTATTGGTGATGAAGAGATGGCAAGCAAGAAGCTCACCGTTACCATCCGCAGGAAATCCGAGCCCAACAAGCCCTTCAAGGAACAGATGACCACAGACGCCCTTGCCGCCACCATAAAGAACGAGACCGCAGGCAAGCCCTTCCGCCCGCTGTATACTCCGCGCAAGCTTTCCTTAAAGGCGCGGTACATCTGA
- a CDS encoding 4Fe-4S binding protein produces MAFSVHVNMSRCTGCGNCVTACPVDALELWTLDPVTNEKIYQVQDGVSVHLDVKKELCAGCGVCVEACPYDVIQLCGTELRTPAPVKS; encoded by the coding sequence ATGGCGTTTTCAGTACATGTCAACATGAGCCGGTGCACCGGATGCGGGAACTGTGTTACTGCATGTCCGGTGGATGCATTGGAACTGTGGACGCTGGATCCTGTTACCAATGAGAAGATCTACCAGGTACAGGACGGCGTTTCAGTTCATCTCGATGTCAAGAAAGAACTGTGTGCAGGGTGTGGTGTCTGTGTGGAGGCCTGCCCCTACGATGTCATCCAGCTCTGCGGGACTGAGCTAAGGACCCCGGCACCGGTAAAAAGTTAA
- a CDS encoding MBL fold metallo-hydrolase: protein MTQDIPRLLEADRAEITVLVDNYTDIFVPSQKSVDVRPPFALDRPLLAEHGLSCYLTIHANGKEHRILLDTGLSRGCMLHNAVQQKINLEGIEAVVISHGHFDHIGGLISLLQRAGHQVPVVLHPDAFLRRRLKSPGKEPIELPGLDPITLKQAGADILARPGPSLLASGHLLVTGEIERTVPFEKGFPGMEAWMGDQWVPDRIADDQGLVIKVKGKGLVVISGCAHAGIINTIRCAQKMTGVSHIHAVMGGFHLTGPLFAPVIVPTVEALKEINPDYVIPMHCTGWDAINRLSREMPERCILNTVGTTYCF, encoded by the coding sequence ATGACACAGGATATTCCCCGGCTCCTGGAGGCGGATCGTGCAGAGATTACCGTATTGGTTGACAATTACACGGACATCTTTGTCCCTTCCCAAAAGTCAGTTGACGTAAGGCCCCCGTTTGCACTTGACCGGCCGCTTCTCGCCGAGCATGGCCTTTCCTGTTACCTCACGATACACGCAAACGGGAAAGAACACAGAATCCTGCTCGACACCGGCCTTTCCCGCGGCTGTATGCTCCATAACGCCGTGCAGCAGAAGATCAATCTTGAGGGGATTGAGGCGGTGGTGATCAGCCATGGGCACTTCGATCACATCGGGGGCCTTATTTCCCTGCTTCAGAGGGCAGGGCACCAGGTGCCGGTTGTCCTTCACCCGGATGCATTCCTCCGCCGCCGTCTCAAAAGCCCGGGAAAAGAGCCGATCGAGCTCCCCGGGCTCGATCCAATTACCCTTAAACAGGCTGGCGCGGATATCCTTGCCCGTCCCGGGCCATCCCTTCTTGCTTCCGGCCACCTGCTGGTTACCGGTGAGATCGAAAGAACGGTACCCTTCGAGAAAGGATTTCCCGGCATGGAAGCATGGATGGGAGACCAGTGGGTCCCCGATCGGATAGCAGATGATCAGGGCCTCGTGATCAAGGTCAAAGGAAAAGGACTGGTTGTGATCAGCGGTTGTGCCCATGCCGGAATTATCAATACGATCCGGTGTGCACAGAAAATGACCGGAGTCAGTCATATACACGCGGTAATGGGCGGGTTCCACCTGACCGGGCCACTCTTTGCACCGGTCATTGTCCCAACGGTTGAAGCCTTAAAAGAGATCAATCCGGATTACGTCATACCCATGCACTGCACCGGATGGGATGCCATAAACCGGCTCTCCCGCGAAATGCCGGAGAGATGCATCCTCAATACCGTGGGAACAACATATTGTTTTTAA
- a CDS encoding formylmethanofuran dehydrogenase subunit B translates to MPKEVTDVICPFCGTLCDDIVITVSDDNKTILGVKNACAIGAEKFNHQRLPGRVKRPRMRQADGTFKEVSYDEAIDWTAKMLVKSRKTLMYGWASTSCQAMSVGHEIAEKTGAIVDNCATVCHGSSLIAIEDVGVPSCTLGEVKNRADRVIFWGCNPAHAHPRHMSRYSIFPRGFFTVKGHKGRKIYCVDCRYTDTAKCADEFIQVAQGFDYELLNAFRAAARGETIPDTVGGVPKEKIQEIIGDLKQGRFIIIFFGMGLTHSMGRNHNIDIAINLTRDLNDFTKAAIMAMRGHWNVTGSGQVLGWQYGFPYAVDLSRRDQARHQTGETTSVDLLNRNEVEACFYIATDPGAHFPVDAMISSSKKPTVTVDPHINCTTEISDLHIPVAMVGVEVEGCAYRMDNVPIETRKVVDPPEGMLTDVELLTRINQRVDELIAAESAASKGAKIEQHADKAMAKGGA, encoded by the coding sequence ATGCCAAAAGAAGTTACTGATGTTATCTGTCCGTTCTGCGGAACCCTGTGTGATGATATCGTCATCACGGTATCCGATGACAACAAGACAATCCTTGGTGTCAAGAATGCATGCGCTATCGGCGCTGAAAAGTTCAACCACCAGCGCCTCCCGGGCCGGGTCAAGCGCCCGCGGATGCGACAGGCCGACGGGACCTTTAAGGAGGTTTCGTACGATGAAGCTATCGACTGGACTGCAAAGATGCTCGTGAAGTCCCGAAAGACCCTGATGTACGGCTGGGCATCCACCAGCTGCCAGGCCATGAGCGTTGGTCATGAGATCGCAGAAAAAACCGGAGCGATTGTCGACAACTGTGCAACGGTCTGCCACGGATCGTCCCTTATCGCCATCGAAGATGTAGGTGTCCCAAGCTGTACCCTCGGTGAGGTCAAGAACCGTGCGGACCGCGTTATTTTCTGGGGCTGCAACCCGGCACACGCCCACCCCCGGCATATGTCCAGGTACTCAATCTTCCCCCGCGGGTTTTTCACCGTCAAGGGCCACAAGGGCCGGAAGATCTACTGCGTTGACTGCCGGTATACCGACACGGCAAAATGTGCAGATGAGTTCATCCAGGTTGCGCAGGGATTCGATTACGAGCTCTTGAACGCATTCAGGGCTGCGGCCCGCGGCGAAACGATACCGGATACGGTAGGCGGGGTCCCAAAAGAGAAGATCCAGGAAATAATCGGGGACTTAAAGCAGGGCAGGTTCATTATCATCTTCTTTGGCATGGGACTCACCCACTCCATGGGAAGGAACCACAACATCGATATCGCCATCAACCTGACCCGTGACTTAAACGACTTCACGAAAGCCGCGATCATGGCAATGCGGGGCCACTGGAACGTTACCGGCTCCGGGCAGGTTCTCGGCTGGCAGTACGGGTTCCCGTATGCAGTTGATCTCTCACGCAGGGACCAGGCACGCCACCAGACCGGCGAGACGACATCAGTCGATCTTCTCAACCGGAACGAGGTAGAGGCCTGTTTCTATATCGCAACCGATCCGGGCGCTCACTTCCCGGTGGATGCAATGATCAGCAGTTCCAAGAAACCCACCGTCACCGTGGATCCGCACATTAACTGTACGACTGAGATCTCCGATCTCCACATCCCGGTCGCCATGGTCGGCGTCGAAGTAGAGGGTTGTGCCTATCGTATGGACAATGTCCCGATCGAAACCCGTAAAGTGGTTGATCCGCCAGAGGGTATGCTGACAGACGTTGAGCTCCTGACCAGGATCAACCAGCGCGTCGATGAGCTCATTGCCGCCGAAAGTGCGGCGAGCAAAGGAGCCAAGATCGAGCAGCATGCGGACAAAGCCATGGCCAAGGGAGGGGCGTAA
- a CDS encoding formylmethanofuran dehydrogenase subunit C yields METITLTVKKAPELYLECENFNPDAFAGKTAEQIANMPVYQGKEMSTVGEYFTVSGSTGATAAETKIVINGDCTKMKYIGAKMTAGEMLVNSSCDMYTGSWMKGGKLTVNGDVHSFCGLAMKGGEFTINGNAGNYLGAAYRGDWRGMSGGVLRVKGNAGSDVASWMTGGTLIVEGDVDIHLGTHMEGGKIILKGNANRRVGGQLVKGEIYVFGTMNVMMPGYKPVGVVELEVDGTKAKFTDYIGDLGERHPKKKGETVYGHLYTKN; encoded by the coding sequence ATGGAAACAATTACACTGACCGTAAAGAAAGCTCCGGAGCTCTATCTCGAATGTGAAAACTTTAACCCGGACGCCTTTGCCGGTAAGACTGCCGAACAGATCGCAAATATGCCGGTATACCAGGGTAAAGAGATGTCTACCGTTGGAGAGTATTTCACTGTTTCAGGCAGCACCGGGGCAACAGCGGCGGAAACAAAGATTGTTATCAACGGCGACTGCACGAAGATGAAATACATCGGCGCCAAGATGACCGCCGGTGAGATGCTCGTCAACTCGTCCTGCGATATGTACACCGGCAGCTGGATGAAGGGCGGGAAACTCACCGTCAACGGCGACGTCCACTCATTCTGCGGGCTTGCAATGAAGGGCGGCGAATTCACCATTAACGGCAATGCCGGAAACTACCTCGGTGCAGCCTACCGTGGGGACTGGAGAGGCATGAGCGGCGGCGTCCTGCGGGTGAAAGGAAATGCAGGCTCCGACGTTGCCAGCTGGATGACCGGCGGCACGCTGATTGTGGAGGGCGACGTGGATATCCACCTTGGCACCCACATGGAGGGCGGCAAGATCATCCTCAAGGGCAATGCAAACCGCCGTGTCGGTGGCCAGCTGGTCAAGGGCGAGATCTACGTCTTTGGCACGATGAACGTCATGATGCCCGGCTACAAGCCAGTCGGCGTAGTCGAGCTCGAGGTTGACGGCACCAAGGCAAAGTTTACCGATTACATCGGTGATCTTGGCGAGCGCCACCCCAAGAAGAAGGGAGAGACCGTCTACGGTCATCTCTACACGAAAAACTAA
- a CDS encoding molybdopterin dinucleotide binding domain-containing protein: MANKKITVNIITCRTIQQGVGMEAGKTSQKYFDACTIIQMHPEDFKRLGAWRNTNVKVTSSVGSVILKAVETREDLVPGLAHIPMGPWANRIVPGYTFSTGEPCFKGFPADIEIAANERIMGAVEVLQDACGLIRK, encoded by the coding sequence ATGGCGAATAAGAAAATTACGGTCAACATCATTACATGCCGCACGATCCAGCAGGGCGTAGGCATGGAAGCAGGCAAGACTTCCCAGAAGTACTTTGATGCCTGCACGATCATCCAGATGCACCCCGAGGATTTCAAGAGACTGGGTGCATGGAGGAACACGAATGTCAAGGTCACAAGCTCGGTCGGGAGCGTTATTTTAAAGGCTGTCGAGACCCGTGAGGACCTTGTGCCGGGCCTTGCCCACATACCCATGGGCCCCTGGGCAAACCGGATTGTCCCGGGATATACCTTCTCCACGGGAGAACCCTGCTTCAAGGGATTCCCGGCGGATATAGAGATTGCAGCAAACGAGCGGATCATGGGAGCAGTCGAAGTACTGCAGGATGCCTGCGGACTTATCAGGAAGTGA
- a CDS encoding formylmethanofuran dehydrogenase subunit A — MSEYIIKNGHVFDPVQGIKGDKKDIAVKDGKIVEKVGSSAKTIDAKGKTVMAGALDIHSHVAGPKVNAGRWYRPEDKHFDSHKKPGITRIEGGKSIPTVFKTGYEYARMGFGFVMEAAMPPMYARHVHEEIHDTPIIDEAALPVFGNNWFILEYLKNQEIENAAAYIAWILRQTKGYGIKCVNPGGTEAWAWGLNCLTIHDPVPYFDITPAEIVTGLIKANEYLGLPHSMHVHQNDLGNPGNYTVTLDTLKLAEGMKPKNNFGREQVLHSTHLQFHSYGGDSFANICSKSKEVMDYFNKNKNLTMDTGNVTMDETTTMTADGPFEHHLHALNHLKWFNVDVELETGAGVVPYIYSPNVTVNCIQWAIGLELALFSKDPMRCYITTDHPNAGPFTRYPRVYSWLMSKKVRDEFLHSFKTADKVIDATYIAEIDRELSLYELAQMTRAGPAMALGLRKDYGGLAPGMNADIAIYNIDPDKFPSTGPEIEKAFANVAYFFKDGKICVEEGKVVDMGHKHTFWVDVKVPENKQVIHDIREKFLKYYSLNEGNYPVPESYAPHQHIIAVDAVQ, encoded by the coding sequence ATGTCTGAGTATATTATCAAGAACGGTCATGTCTTTGACCCGGTCCAGGGGATCAAAGGCGATAAAAAGGATATTGCCGTAAAAGACGGCAAGATCGTGGAAAAAGTCGGATCCTCGGCAAAGACCATCGATGCCAAGGGCAAGACCGTCATGGCAGGGGCGCTCGATATCCACTCCCATGTTGCCGGCCCCAAAGTCAATGCCGGCCGCTGGTACCGCCCGGAAGACAAACATTTCGACTCCCACAAGAAACCGGGTATCACCCGCATTGAGGGAGGCAAATCGATCCCGACGGTCTTTAAGACCGGGTACGAATACGCACGGATGGGATTTGGCTTTGTCATGGAGGCAGCAATGCCCCCGATGTACGCCCGCCATGTCCACGAAGAGATCCATGACACCCCCATCATCGATGAGGCAGCACTCCCGGTCTTCGGGAACAACTGGTTCATCCTTGAATACCTGAAAAACCAGGAGATCGAGAACGCGGCTGCGTACATTGCCTGGATCCTCCGGCAGACCAAAGGTTACGGTATCAAGTGCGTCAACCCCGGCGGCACGGAAGCATGGGCATGGGGGCTTAACTGCCTGACCATCCACGACCCGGTGCCGTACTTCGATATCACCCCGGCAGAGATCGTGACCGGCCTGATTAAGGCAAACGAGTACCTGGGTCTCCCGCACTCGATGCATGTCCACCAGAATGACCTCGGCAACCCCGGCAACTACACGGTAACGCTCGACACGCTCAAGCTTGCCGAGGGCATGAAGCCAAAGAATAACTTTGGCCGCGAGCAGGTCCTGCACTCGACCCATCTCCAGTTCCACTCCTATGGCGGAGACAGTTTCGCCAACATCTGTTCAAAGTCAAAGGAGGTCATGGACTACTTCAACAAGAACAAGAACCTCACCATGGATACGGGTAACGTCACCATGGACGAGACTACAACCATGACCGCCGATGGTCCGTTCGAGCACCACCTCCATGCCTTAAACCACCTCAAGTGGTTCAACGTGGATGTCGAACTCGAGACCGGCGCCGGCGTAGTGCCTTACATCTACAGCCCGAACGTCACGGTCAACTGTATCCAGTGGGCCATCGGCCTTGAGCTTGCACTCTTTTCAAAGGACCCGATGCGCTGCTATATCACCACCGACCACCCGAACGCCGGCCCGTTCACCCGCTACCCGCGTGTGTACTCCTGGCTCATGAGCAAGAAAGTCCGTGACGAGTTCCTGCACTCGTTCAAGACTGCAGACAAGGTTATTGATGCGACCTATATCGCAGAGATCGACCGCGAGCTTTCGCTCTACGAGCTTGCCCAGATGACCCGTGCCGGTCCCGCAATGGCGCTTGGCCTCAGGAAGGACTACGGCGGTCTTGCACCCGGCATGAACGCCGATATCGCGATCTACAACATCGACCCGGACAAGTTCCCCTCAACCGGCCCTGAGATCGAGAAGGCATTCGCAAACGTTGCCTACTTCTTCAAGGACGGCAAGATTTGTGTTGAGGAGGGCAAGGTCGTGGATATGGGCCACAAGCACACGTTCTGGGTGGATGTCAAGGTCCCGGAGAACAAGCAGGTCATTCATGACATACGGGAGAAGTTCCTCAAGTATTACAGCCTCAATGAGGGCAACTATCCCGTCCCCGAAAGCTACGCACCGCACCAGCACATCATCGCTGTGGATGCAGTTCAGTGA